In uncultured Ilyobacter sp., a genomic segment contains:
- the murB gene encoding UDP-N-acetylmuramate dehydrogenase, producing the protein MKILEYHHMKEYSNMKIGGIAKELIIIEEKNEIIEALGERENIFLIGNGTNTLISDRELDKTFISLKELKGIKELGNNLVEVEAGFDFKEFIEYMAEKDYSGLENLAGIPGSVGGLVYMNGGAYGTEVFDCIKEIEVVDENKEIRRVKKEDLHFTYRKTEIQDRKWIVLSAVFEFGKGFDRDKVEEIMSKRNERHPLNLPNLGSTFKNPDGLFSAKLIIDAGVQGKKIGGAQVSMMHPNFIVNHGDAKFDDILGLIEIVKEKVKKNSGIELEEEIIIVRN; encoded by the coding sequence ATGAAAATTTTAGAATATCACCATATGAAAGAGTATTCCAACATGAAAATAGGTGGAATAGCAAAGGAACTTATAATTATCGAGGAAAAAAATGAAATAATAGAAGCTCTTGGAGAGAGGGAAAACATATTTTTAATAGGAAATGGAACCAATACCCTTATCTCGGACAGAGAGTTAGATAAGACTTTTATATCTTTAAAGGAACTGAAGGGGATAAAAGAGCTAGGAAATAATCTTGTGGAAGTAGAGGCTGGATTTGACTTTAAAGAGTTTATAGAATACATGGCTGAAAAAGATTACTCAGGTCTTGAAAACCTAGCTGGGATACCAGGTAGCGTAGGCGGACTGGTTTATATGAACGGAGGAGCTTACGGAACTGAGGTATTTGATTGTATAAAAGAGATAGAAGTAGTGGATGAAAACAAAGAAATACGAAGAGTGAAAAAAGAAGATCTTCATTTTACATACAGAAAAACGGAGATTCAGGATAGAAAGTGGATTGTTTTGAGTGCTGTATTTGAATTTGGAAAAGGTTTTGATAGAGATAAAGTGGAGGAAATAATGTCTAAAAGAAATGAAAGACACCCCTTAAATCTACCTAACCTAGGAAGTACTTTCAAAAATCCCGATGGATTATTTTCTGCGAAGCTGATAATAGATGCTGGAGTTCAGGGGAAAAAAATAGGCGGAGCTCAGGTATCTATGATGCATCCGAACTTTATTGTTAACCACGGGGATGCAAAATTTGATGATATATTGGGACTTATAGAGATAGTAAAAGAAAAGGTAAAGAAAAATTCTGGAATTGAATTAGAGGAAGAGATCATCATTGTTAGAAATTAA
- a CDS encoding D-alanine--D-alanine ligase, translated as MKIAVFMGGVSSEREISLRTGKAILESLIRQGYDAYGVDLREDNLLTAFTENQYDLAYLALHGEFGEDGRIQAVLDIIKKPYTGSGVTPSAIAMDKNMTKIIAEKAGIRIPKSYRDKSEIEFFPVVVKPTTEGSSVGLYICESIGEVENAEKKLEGKNLLIEEFVSGEELTVGVLNGEPLGVLKITPKSGLYDFQSKYTVGMTEYEYPAKVSDDVYEEAMVFSKKIHQELGLSGVSRSDFILKDGKVYFLEVNTCPGMTETSLVPKLATLKGYSFDDLVKKIIQ; from the coding sequence ATGAAGATAGCAGTTTTTATGGGAGGGGTATCCTCTGAAAGAGAGATATCTCTCAGAACAGGAAAAGCTATACTTGAAAGTCTCATAAGACAGGGTTATGATGCTTATGGAGTGGATCTCAGAGAGGATAATCTTCTCACAGCATTTACAGAAAACCAGTATGATTTGGCTTATCTGGCTCTTCACGGAGAGTTTGGTGAGGATGGAAGGATACAGGCAGTTCTTGATATAATAAAAAAACCTTACACAGGGTCTGGGGTGACTCCTAGTGCTATAGCCATGGACAAAAATATGACCAAAATTATAGCCGAAAAGGCGGGAATAAGAATCCCTAAAAGCTACAGAGATAAAAGTGAGATTGAGTTTTTTCCTGTAGTTGTGAAGCCTACTACTGAGGGTTCTAGTGTAGGTCTCTATATATGCGAGAGTATAGGGGAAGTAGAAAATGCCGAAAAAAAACTAGAAGGTAAAAATTTATTGATTGAGGAATTTGTATCTGGAGAGGAATTGACAGTGGGAGTATTAAACGGGGAACCTCTAGGGGTACTTAAAATAACTCCAAAATCCGGACTTTATGATTTTCAGTCAAAATATACTGTGGGAATGACAGAGTATGAATATCCAGCTAAAGTTTCAGATGATGTCTATGAAGAGGCAATGGTCTTTTCAAAAAAAATTCATCAGGAGTTAGGGTTATCTGGAGTCTCAAGAAGTGATTTTATCTTGAAAGATGGGAAGGTGTACTTCCTAGAGGTAAATACCTGCCCTGGAATGACAGAAACAAGTCTTGTCCCAAAATTAGCTACTTTAAAAGGTTACTCTTTTGACGATTTGGTAAAAAAAATAATACAATAA